atctgccatattgaacctttcaaccaccttattgatatatgtgctttgactaagtccaatcatccttttagatctatctctgtaaatcttgatgcccagtatgtaatgtgcttctcctagatccttcatcgaaaaacatttcccaagccaaatcttgtcAGAGTTCAACaaaggaatgtcatttccgataagtaatatgtcgtcgacatatagtactagaaaagcaattttgctcccactgaccttcttgtatacacaagattcgtctgcgttcttgacgaagccaaagtcactgactgcttcatcaaaacgtatattccaactccttgaagcttgcttcaatccgtaaatggatttcttaagcttgcataccttttaaCAATTTTTTGGATCCTGAAAACCcgcaggctgtgtcataaacatagtttctgttaaaatgccgtttaagaaagcggtttgacattcatctgccatatttcgtaatcgtaatatgcagcgatcgctaacattatccgaatagactttagcattgcaactggtgaaaaggttgcATCGTAATCCACACGTAGACTTGCCATCTTGAGCAACCAATCTagatttgaaaacttctagtttcccatccttgtcctttttcagtttgaaaacccatttgcttcctatggcttggtagccatctggcaaatcgaccaaatcccaaacttggttttcagacgtggagtctaattcagattgcatggctttttgccattgcttggagctagagctcgtcatagcttgtttgtaagtcgcaggttcatctctttccagcaatagatcttcatggctctcgttcgtcaaaatacctaagtaccttttcggttgagacctatatctctgcgatccacgcggggttacatttctagatggttcttgattctcaccagatactcctaaagatctctgagtttcaacctaaatgtcatcttgagcattctctagagtttgttgttcgactcgaatttcttcgaggtctacttttctcccacttgtcattttggaaatatgatctctttccaaaaagataccatctcgagcaacaaacaccttgttcagatttattgtagaagtaataccctgttgtttcctttggatagcccacaaggatacatttgtcagattttggttgaattttgtctgaaattaatcgtttgacgtatacttgacaaccccaaatcttaagaaaagacacatttggaggctttccaaaccataactcatatggagttttttcgacagctttagacggagctctatttagtgtgagtgcagctgtgtttagtgcatgtccccaaaattctattggaagttcggcctgacccatcattgatctaaccatgtctagcaaggttctattcctccctTCTGACACACCATTctattgaggtgttccgggaggagtcaattctgtagaattccacattctttcagatggtcatcaaattcatagctcagatattcaccgcctctatcagactgcagtgccttaatcttcttgcctaattgattttctacttcactctgaaattccttgattttttcaaaggattcagacttatgctttattaggtagacataaccatatctacggaagtcatcaatgaaagtgataaagtagctgaaaccacctctagaatttgtactcattgatccacatacatctgtatggattaaactcaatagttcagttgctcttttcAGAATCTCGTGCGCTCGCACCAGTATTTAGCCCGCTCGCACTGATTttttgtgtgctcgcacagaatTTTCGTGCGAGCACATGAAGAATTTTGGATATTTGGCTATCTCAAGGTCGTGCGCTAGCATGGAAATGGAGTCCGTTCGCACGGTGTGAAGAAGAGAAATCGTTGCTTAGAACGATCGCACAAATCTGGAGCACGTTCGCACCGATGCGATCGTACCTGGGTTTCCGCGATCGCATCGCTGCTCGGGCTGACAttttcgagtttaaaatttctatttttaagggtcgtataaatagatttttcgttttattattgaacaattaattccagaattatattttcattaagttTTAGAAGGTTTTCTCTTCAAGCTtagttttctagagagagaaactccattgctttgaagcttcaagttgtaatttcttcaactctttcAATTCCTTGCAATTTTAATTCAAGTTCTTAGTTCTTTGTTCTTACTATCTTGctattgttctttaattcttgaattcctcttttgctttgattttagtttcatttattCTCAATTctttgattgattttgcaattgaATGCTCAACTTCTTGATTCCTACCTTTTACTCTTTCAATTACATGATTGATTGCCTAGAATTCTTACACTTCCTAATTTCAAGCATGtgtagtgagtagatttaggttagagataggggagaatctaggggcttaattaggggaaattgatggttgaatgttgattgattgatgtaattaaatttgatttggtgataggatatccatgactaattgagtggtagttgcaaatactatTTGATTGGAATTGATTGGATTGCATAgtctaggtttggcaagacattgtgagcctattttATGCAAGTGAATAGTGGTTCCCATATGCAAGTtgtctagtttaggattaggcggaagctcttccatagattagacgcttcgcgtgctccatcctaGAGGTGGCGGGTACGTCATTCGATTCTATTCCCCTATGCACTAAGTCGTTGCATCGTCATGATTGCTTGATTGTTTAGATCGTTTCCCCCaattccctagcctatccccgatTCCCTAGAATTTCCCTATATTGGTTAAATTTGTTGATTGTTAGCATAGTTTCCCTAGATATTATTTCAAACCAATTTTTGTCTAAACTAGCTTAACACCTTGACCCAATGCACACCGTTTCTATGGGatgatccctatgcttgccgctatagtccatatagccggttagttaggagtttataaattttgttttgtCGGGCGGTCTTCTTTTAAACGACGGaaaatcaccttatcaaaatggcgccgttacGGTCGTTGTTATTGAGTTGTGTTGAGACTAGTTTACCATtagaaaaatacaaaaacattgcaTTCTTGTTTGCTTTCTTTTCCCTTTGCAATACTCACGTGTTTCtttgagtttgtatgcttgaTAGGGGTCGTGCACGTCAAAGGACTCTCCACCCTCTTGACCTTGAATGGAGAGGACACTAAGGAGATTAAGGCGCGTTCGAACTCGCTCGTCAAGCCGCAACCGATTTGAATCCTTGAGTGTAGGCGTGGAACAAGAAGAGAGTGAGCAAGCCTTTGAAACCATGGCGCTCCCGGTTAAGAATTTGGGTATACCTGGAACATTTGAAGCAACATGCGGAATCCAAGCTCCCACAACCAATGCAAATAACTTCGAAATCAAACCCGCTTTAAATAACTTGGTTCAAAGCCATCCTTTTTGTGGGAAGAGCAACGAGTCACCACACGAGCACCTAAAGTAATTCGAACACTATTGTCATACAATCAAGCATAATGGTGTGACCTCGGACTACGTGCGGTTGACACTATATTATTTCTCTCTCATTGGGCGAGCTAGTggttggcttgacaaggaggtcaagccaaactcacttcgcacttggaATGAAGTTACAAATGCGTTCTTGAGCAAGTTTTACTCGCATGGCAAGACGGCGGACTATCGCCACAAAATCCAATCCTTTGAGCAAAAGCGGGACGAGTCACTTTTTGAAGCTTGGGACCGTTTTAAAGAATATCAAAGGGAGtgccctcaccatgggatcCCTAAGTGGTTGCTACTCCAAAACTTCTACTTGGGATTGAGCCCAACCTCCAAGACGAGTCTAGATGCGGGGGCGGGGGGTCCCATAATGAACAAGACCGAAGATCAAATCGAGGAGATAATTGAGGATGTTGTCCAAAATTATCAAGCTTGGCACGTTGGTGCAAGGGACTATGATAGTAAGGGTAGGAATGATGATGGTAAAGGGTCATTATATGCTATGGAGTAAGCTAGGATCATTGAGAAGCTTAGCTCGAGATTGGAAAATCTAGAGAGCACACCAAGCCAACCACCATCGCCATCTACAATCCCGCCGCCTTCGGCCACTCTTCTCACTAAGGGGAAGAGAAAGGTTAGTTCCTATGACACTGTGCCTCCGGGCACATCCTTTTGTGATAATTGTCAAGATTTTGGTCATTTCTCCAATGCTTGTCCTTTGGTGTATAATGTGTCTtatgtggattatggcccttcttATGAAGGTGATTTTGATATGGAATATGCCCATGCTTTGAATGAGAGGTCTGGAAATGATAACCCCTATAATCAAAATTTTGCTAGACAAGCACCTAGAGGGCCCCCTATGTATGGGTCCTACCAAGGCTTTGGCCAAGGAGGTGGGTATGATAGTCAAGGacgaggtggctatagagcgcAAGGCTATCAAGGCTAAGCACCCTATGGTCAACCTCATGGTCTTGGAAATCAAGCCCAATACAATCAAGGGAGTTATAATCCTAACcaccaaggtggagggggttataactatCTTATGGGAAATATAGGGGTGCCTCTAGTcggggttatcctttgaactcgtGAGGTCCTTATGGTGTTTCTATATttccacctcccggattcaatgggcCAAGGATCTATGGCAACCAATTCCAAccaaaccttagtggttatggcaatgcacctccaccgctcccgcctctcaagtctaacctcgaggctctcatggagtcgtttgtgggggcgcaagtcaagaaaaatgttgagtttgaggatggatttaagcaatccaacactcacttgaagatgattgaaCCCAATTAGCTCAACTTGCTAATATCATTAAGGAACATCATGTGCATACTAGTCTCCCATCCCAAAGTCAAGCTCCAAAGCAAATGAATGCCAtagtgacaaggagtgggaagaTTTTAGATGATGTTCCTAGAGCTAATAAGGTTTCTAAGTCCAATGGGAAGGATCAAGAGGGAGTCGTTGAGTCTAATGACAATGATGTGGTAGAAGAGGAACCTCCCATCGATGATGTGGGTGATACTCCTAGACCAAAAGAGGCAACTCTTCTACCTCTCCCCACTCCTAAACTTCCCTATCCCCAATGATTCATAAGGCATAAGTTAGACGTGCAATTCTCAAAATTTCTTGATGTTCTTCGAAAATTGCATATCACTATCGCCTTTACGGATGCGTTGAAACAAATGCCAACTAAGGAAATCTTGAGTGGGAAGCGGGATTGCGACGTAAAGGAGACGGTGAACCTCACCGAAAATTTTAGTGCTATTATTCTTAACCAAATGCCACCCAAACTCAAAGACCCGGgtagtttttctatcccttgtgctaTTAAGAAGCTTGAAATAAGCAATACCTTGTGTGATTTGGGTGCTAGTGTTAGTCTAATGCCTTATTCGGTGTTCGCCAAGCTTCAAGTTGGTGATCTTGTCCCAACCAACATTGCATTGCAACTTGCCGACCGTTCGGTCAAATACCCTATTGGCAAGATTGAGGATGTACCCTTGAGAGTTGGTGGATTTGTGATCCCCGTCAATTTTGTGGTCCTAGACATAGATGAGGACGTGCATGTCCCTATTATTCTTGGTCGCCCATTTTTGGCCACGACGGGGGCCATTATTGATGTCAAGCAAGGGAAAATCACTTTGAAAGTTGGGAAGGATAGTTTGTTTTTTGACTTGAATAAGGCCATGAGTTAccctagtgttaggttatgatacatatgacatttacatagatcatgcggaaaaaccattaacccaggaaacatattatttacacataatcatatagcataattagatgcatactctttgttgcgtgccttccctagctgcgcccgaaccgaacaagaacaagtcttttaggactccaagtgtcgtccctccgtagaaagtccacagcacgtccggatccgccttaagattgaccaactagaatcgcccttaaggtactcagaaaattcggcacttttgagcaagatgtgtgtttgattttctctcaaaaactcacttttgaatacttaaaacttgtgtataaattatgacccctaggcctttatttatagagttatggaaaaggaatcgtaatcctagtaggatgcgaattaattggaattagaattctacatgaattctacttaatcaatttatccaataggaatagacatttaatcatacactgactcttgcagattcaggaatctcgcatgagctgaaactcacacacacacggcagccacaagggctgcccatgcgcgtgcgagcagcagcccgcgcagcacggcccacgcatgtgcggccttgtgcgcgctgggctgtggcgtgcgtgcttgctgggcgatggcctggcttcgtgctgggccttcgtccggcaggcctcgtccgatgctaattcgtacgatacgcttccgattaaatttccatttccggaatctatttccgatacgaacaatatttaatatttccgattccggaattaatttccgtttcgaacaaatatttaatatttccgtttccggaattattttccgattccggtaatatttccgattctgacaatatttccgtttccggcaatatttccgattctggtaatatttccatttccaataatattttccgatacgtaccatgtttccgtttccggcaacatctacgacttggataatattcatatttccgatacgatccatatttccgtttccggcaatatcatcgtttccggagtattcatttcttgcctgtgacgatcttagctcccactgaaaacaagatccgtcggttccgaatattcatagatggagtatttaatgccattaaatacttgatccgtttacgtactatttgtgtgaccctacgggttcagtcaagagtaagctgtggattaatatcattaattccacttgaactgaagcggcctctagctaggcattcagctcacttgatctcactgaattattaacttgttaattaatactgaaccgcatttattagacttaacatagaatgcatacttggaccaagggcattatttccttcagtctcccacttgtccttagggacaagtgtgcatttcctaattcctttgtcgctcgatgcttgctcttgaacataaggtaagagttgtcatccttattatgtccagaggtgttcctcggtttcagagttcaactgatcaaataaacagataatcatagcctatgattcatccgagcacggccatgcatttcacagtttctagctctccgagtggccttgtacaacttttaagcatctcatcccgatttatgggaggacaatcccaatcttgcgatcttgagattagacttcgtttgataggtgattacctgagcgttgcctttatagcctccttttacggtgcgacggttggtcaacgtcaaagcaaccagttctcaaacaagtaatctcaaatcactcaggtattgaggatttagtgtctaataatttaatgaaatttacttatgacagacttttatctcttacagtaaagtttcataggtcttgtccgatactagtcttcccatagtaagtatctatgcaaatgattatgacattgccatgtccacatagttcaagaaacagaactactagtcatcttgcattctaatcgtctaacgttttctatgcgtccaattttatagaaaactccgattagggaccattttcaaccttttgacattcaagttcacttgatagacatttcttagtcacaggactggtcctgacagtctatcttgaatatatcgtcaagttgaagggactcatcatttaataaaccacaaattaaatggaaaaatgaatttctttcatttattgtgaatgattaaccaataatgttttacaaagatttaaactctaaaactttaaaacattaaacagagacatcaaagccattctccaatatgcttgattcccatagctgcagtgtgcgagttgtgcttcgcttgcggcagaggtttagttaatggatctgatatgttgtcatcagttccaattttgcttatctcgacttcttttctttcaacgaactctcgtagaaggtgaaatctacgaagtacatgcttgactctctggtggtgtctaggctcttttgcctgtgcaatagctccgttattatcacaatacagggctattggtcctttaatggaggggactacaccaagttctcctatgaacttccttagccatatagcttcctttgctgcttcatgtgcagcaatgtactccgcttcagttgtagaatccgcaatggtgctttgcttagcacttttccagcttactgctcctccgttgaggcagaagacaaacccagactgtgatctgaaatcatctttgtcggtttggaaacttgcgtccgtatagcctttaacaattaattcatcatctccaccatagaccaggaagtcatctttgtgccttttcaggtacttcagaatattcttggcagcagtccaatgtgcctctcctgggtctgactggtatctgctcgtagcactgagtgcgtacgcaacatccgggcgtgtacatatcatagcatacattattgaaccaatcaatgatgcatatggaatcccattcattcgtctacgctcatcaagtgtttttgggcactgagtcttgcttagagtcattccatgagacatgggtaggtagcctcgcttggagtccgccatcttgaacctatcaagcaccttattgatataagtgctttgactaagtccaatcatctttttagatctatctctgtaaatcttgatgcccaatatgtactgtgcttcccctagatccttcatcgaaaaacatttcccaagccaaatcttgacagagttcaacataggaatgtcatttccgataagcaatatgtcgtcgacatataatactaggaaagcaattttgctcccactgaccttcttgtatacacaagattcgtctgcgttcttgatgaaaccaaagtcactgactgcttcatcaaaacgtatattccagctcctggatgcctgcttcaatccgtagattgacttctttagcttgcatacctttttagcattctttggatcctcaaaaccttcaggctgtgtcataagcacagtttctgttaaaacgccgtttaagaaagcagttttgacatccatctgccatatttcgtaatcgtaatatgcagcgattgctaacattattcgaatagactttagcattgcaactggtgaaaaggtttcatcgtaatccacaccgtggacttgcctgtaacctttcgcaaccaatctagctttgaaaacttcaagtttcccatccttgtcctttttcagtttgaaaacccatttgcttccaatggcttggtagccatctggcaaatcgaccaaatcccatacttggttttcagacatggagtctaattcagattgcatggcttcttgccattgcttggagctagggctcgtcatagcttgcttgtaagtcgcaggttcatcactttcaagtaatagaacgtcatagctctcgttcgtcaaaatacctaagtacctttctggttgagatctatatctttgcgatctacgcggggtaacatttctagattgaccatgattctcaccagattcttctaaagatctctgagtttcatcctgaatgtcatcttgagcattctctagagtttgttgttcgactcgaatttcttcgaggtctacttttctcccacttgtcattttggaaatgtgatctttctccaaaaagacaccatctcgagcaacaaacactttgttctcagatgtattgtagaagtaatacccctttgtttcctttggatagcccacaaggatacatttgtcagattttggatgaagtttgtctgaaattaatcgtttgacgtatacttcacatccccaaatcttaagaaaagacacatttggaggctttccaaaccataattcgtatggagtttttttttgacagctttagacggagctctatttatagtgagtgcagctgtatttagtgcatgtccccaaaattctaatggaagttcggcctgacccatcattgacctgaccatgtctagcaaggttctgttcctccgttctgacacaccgttccattgtggtgttccaggaggagtcaattctgatagaattccacattctttcagatggtcatcaaattcatagctcagatattcaccgcctctatcagaccgcagtgccttaatcttcttgcctaattgattctctacttcactctgaaattccttgaatttgtcaaaggattcagacttatgcttcattaggtagacataac
This Spinacia oleracea cultivar Varoflay chromosome 6, BTI_SOV_V1, whole genome shotgun sequence DNA region includes the following protein-coding sequences:
- the LOC130463196 gene encoding uncharacterized protein, coding for MPTKEILSGKRDCDVKETVNLTENFSAIILNQMPPKLKDPGSFSIPCAIKKLEISNTLCDLGASVSLMPYSVFAKLQVGDLVPTNIALQLADRSVKYPIGKIEDVPLRVGGFVIPVNFVVLDIDEDVHVPIILGRPFLATTGAIIDVKQGKITLKVGKDSLFFDLNKAMSYPSVRL